The proteins below are encoded in one region of Vicinamibacterales bacterium:
- a CDS encoding gamma-glutamyltransferase yields MKLRLLFVLPLLVVLGVAVTAQRTVKPVLHGRHWVAVTGKPLGATAGAMIFQKGGNAVDATCAMLAAVCTMWDTLGWGGETQALIYNPHTGKVIGINALGVAPTGATPEFFRAKGMAYPPEYGPLAAVTPGTPGGLMTMLAEFGTMSLKDVLAPAIQMADGYPIEQQAADAIERQKKEIKKWPPSAKVFLTHPGETREAPQPGEVFKQGDLAATLRKLVDAEQQALASGKNRKDAIYAAYDRFYKGDIARDFVRGSRELGGLHTLDDLANWKVHLEEPVASNYKGIDVYKLTTWVQGPVMLQALNMLEPMDLKSMGYNSARYIHTLYQVMNLTYADRDFYYGDPYMPPATPIKGLLSKDYARERSKLINWDRNDPTIKPGDPYPFQNGTNPYSKLLASWPPPPPKPTGAEGDRSFEESFTAGTTSIEAADEQGWVVSVTPSGGWIPATIAGTTGIGMSQRMQAFVLDEAMCPFNVVTPGKRPRSTLTPSLALKDGKPYLAFAVQGGDTQDQNLLQFFLNVVEFGMNVQQATEAANFNSYQMHSTFGDHKAEPGRLTLNDDMPPWVRGDLARRGYKLDYQKLTSGPINAIFFDRLHGTMWGGSSNHGEDYGIAW; encoded by the coding sequence ATGAAACTCCGTCTCCTCTTCGTCCTGCCGCTCCTGGTCGTCCTTGGCGTCGCGGTGACCGCGCAGCGAACGGTGAAGCCGGTGCTGCACGGACGGCACTGGGTCGCCGTGACCGGCAAGCCGCTTGGCGCAACGGCCGGCGCGATGATCTTCCAAAAGGGTGGCAACGCTGTTGACGCGACCTGCGCCATGCTCGCAGCGGTCTGCACCATGTGGGATACGCTCGGCTGGGGCGGCGAAACCCAGGCGCTCATCTACAATCCACATACCGGAAAGGTGATCGGCATCAACGCGCTCGGCGTCGCACCGACGGGCGCCACTCCCGAGTTCTTCCGCGCCAAGGGCATGGCCTATCCGCCCGAATACGGCCCGCTGGCGGCCGTCACTCCGGGCACGCCGGGCGGCCTGATGACGATGCTCGCGGAGTTCGGCACGATGAGCCTGAAGGATGTGCTGGCGCCGGCGATCCAGATGGCTGACGGGTACCCGATCGAGCAGCAGGCGGCCGACGCGATCGAGCGACAGAAGAAGGAAATCAAGAAGTGGCCCCCGTCGGCGAAGGTCTTCCTCACCCACCCCGGCGAAACGCGCGAGGCGCCCCAGCCTGGCGAGGTCTTCAAGCAGGGCGATCTCGCGGCCACGCTACGCAAGCTGGTGGACGCCGAACAGCAGGCCCTCGCCTCAGGCAAGAACAGGAAGGATGCGATCTACGCCGCCTATGACCGGTTCTACAAGGGCGACATCGCGCGCGACTTCGTTCGCGGATCCAGGGAGTTGGGCGGCCTCCACACACTCGACGATCTTGCCAACTGGAAGGTCCACCTCGAGGAACCGGTCGCCAGCAACTACAAGGGGATCGACGTCTACAAGCTGACCACCTGGGTGCAGGGCCCCGTCATGCTGCAGGCGCTCAACATGCTCGAGCCGATGGATCTGAAGTCCATGGGCTACAACAGCGCCCGCTACATCCACACGCTCTACCAGGTGATGAACCTGACGTACGCGGACCGCGATTTCTACTACGGCGATCCGTACATGCCGCCGGCGACGCCGATCAAGGGGTTGCTCTCGAAGGACTACGCCCGTGAACGGTCCAAACTGATCAACTGGGATCGCAACGATCCAACCATCAAGCCGGGCGACCCGTACCCGTTCCAGAACGGCACGAATCCGTACTCGAAGCTGCTGGCCAGTTGGCCGCCACCACCACCCAAGCCGACCGGCGCGGAGGGCGACCGCTCGTTCGAAGAGTCCTTCACCGCCGGCACGACGTCCATCGAGGCGGCGGACGAACAGGGCTGGGTCGTGTCCGTCACGCCGAGCGGCGGCTGGATTCCCGCGACGATTGCCGGCACCACCGGCATTGGCATGAGCCAGCGGATGCAGGCCTTCGTGCTCGACGAGGCGATGTGCCCGTTCAACGTGGTCACGCCCGGTAAGCGCCCGCGCTCCACGCTGACGCCGAGTCTTGCGCTGAAGGACGGAAAGCCGTACCTCGCGTTCGCGGTGCAGGGCGGCGACACGCAGGATCAGAACCTCCTTCAGTTCTTCCTCAACGTCGTCGAGTTCGGAATGAACGTGCAGCAGGCGACCGAGGCAGCCAATTTCAACAGCTACCAGATGCACAGCACGTTCGGCGACCACAAGGCCGAGCCTGGCCGCTTGACGCTCAACGACGACATGCCGCCGTGGGTTCGCGGGGACCTCGCGCGGCGTGGCTACAAGCTGGACTACCAGAAGCTGACCTCGGGACCCATCAACGCCATCTTCTTCGACCGGCTCCACGGGACCATGTGGGGAGGGTCGAGCAATCATGGAGAGGATTACGGGATAGCGTGGTGA
- a CDS encoding ABC transporter permease, translated as MTTFVQNLKYAARTLVKAPGFAFVVVLTLALGIGANTAIFTLMDQVLLRALPVKEPAQLVILGAPGTNRGRFDGGEDAFSYPMYTDFRDRGRVFSGVLARATYPLTMLYESRSERVRGELVSGNYFALLGVAPAYGRLFTSADEQAPGGHPIAVLAHGFWTTRFARDPAVVGRTIRLNGHPMTIVGVAGAGFNGLQVGYVPDVFVPLMMKAQMTPVYDGLDTRRYMWLNVMARLRPDVSREQAEAQMNVLFRQIREQELKEMPTTSARFRKGFLDTRLLLLPGHKGLSPLRDQFSAPLILLMSMVGLVLLIACANVANLLMARSPSRQREVAIRLALGASRSRIVGQLLVESLLLAVLGGAIGVLVAIWSGDLLLTILPFDNAARAFTSTPDARVLGFALVVSLLTGVLFGLAPAWQTARPQLVPALKEEGGSVVSTGHVRLRKGLVITQVALSLLLLIGAGLFARSLWNLRSLNPGFQVDHLVTFSLDPALNGYSTEQIRGFYQRLQERLAKQPGIRSVSLASTTPLTDNLTMSTITVDGYQAKEGEDMNPHVNSVGPDFFRTMGIPLIAGREFTDADGAGAPKVAIISEKMAHYFFGNSNPIGRRFGFRRATATDIEIVAVAKDGRDTSLREEIARVVYIPYQQDPDLGQMSFFVRTAGDTGVTGDSLRRVASQLDAAIPVFDVKTMQVVADESLFLERMVSLLSASFGALATLLAAIGLYGVMSYAVARRTREIGLRMALGAAQSSVVWLVMREVTTLAVVGVAIGLPAAMAVSRLIQAQLFSVAPTDPATLIGSTVTLLAVALVSGYVPARHAAQVDPMLALRHE; from the coding sequence ATGACCACCTTCGTTCAGAACCTGAAGTACGCCGCCCGTACGCTGGTAAAGGCGCCCGGCTTTGCGTTCGTGGTCGTCTTGACCCTGGCGCTTGGCATCGGCGCCAATACGGCCATCTTCACGTTGATGGACCAGGTGCTCCTGCGGGCCCTCCCGGTCAAAGAGCCGGCACAATTGGTGATACTTGGCGCGCCGGGTACGAACCGGGGCCGCTTCGACGGCGGCGAGGACGCGTTCTCGTACCCGATGTACACCGACTTCCGGGACCGCGGCCGGGTCTTCAGCGGCGTGCTCGCGCGCGCAACCTATCCGCTGACCATGCTGTACGAGAGCCGGTCGGAGCGCGTGCGGGGCGAACTCGTCAGCGGCAATTACTTCGCCCTGCTCGGCGTTGCGCCCGCGTATGGCCGCCTCTTCACGTCGGCCGACGAGCAGGCGCCGGGCGGACACCCGATCGCGGTGCTGGCGCACGGCTTTTGGACGACGCGCTTCGCCCGTGATCCGGCCGTCGTCGGGCGGACGATCCGGCTGAACGGGCATCCGATGACGATCGTTGGCGTGGCCGGAGCCGGCTTCAACGGGCTTCAGGTCGGGTACGTTCCGGATGTCTTCGTGCCGCTGATGATGAAGGCGCAGATGACGCCCGTCTACGACGGCCTGGACACCCGCCGGTACATGTGGCTCAACGTCATGGCGCGGCTGCGCCCGGACGTCTCGCGCGAACAGGCCGAGGCGCAGATGAACGTCCTGTTCCGACAGATCCGCGAGCAGGAATTGAAGGAGATGCCGACAACCTCGGCGCGCTTCCGCAAGGGGTTCCTCGACACGCGCCTGCTCCTGCTCCCGGGCCACAAAGGCCTGTCGCCGCTTCGCGACCAGTTCTCGGCCCCGCTCATCCTCCTGATGTCGATGGTGGGGCTCGTGCTGCTCATCGCCTGTGCGAACGTCGCCAACCTGCTCATGGCCCGCTCCCCATCTCGTCAGCGCGAAGTCGCCATCCGGCTCGCGCTCGGCGCCTCGCGGTCGAGGATTGTCGGCCAGTTGCTCGTCGAGAGCCTCCTGCTCGCGGTGCTCGGCGGCGCCATCGGCGTGCTGGTGGCGATCTGGTCGGGCGATTTGCTCCTGACCATCTTGCCATTCGACAACGCCGCGCGCGCCTTCACCTCGACGCCCGACGCTCGGGTGCTGGGCTTCGCCCTGGTCGTGTCGTTGCTGACGGGCGTCCTGTTCGGCCTGGCGCCGGCGTGGCAGACAGCACGCCCTCAGCTCGTGCCGGCACTGAAGGAGGAAGGCGGCTCGGTCGTGAGCACCGGTCACGTGCGCCTCCGAAAGGGCCTCGTGATCACACAGGTGGCGCTTTCGCTGCTGCTCCTGATCGGCGCCGGCCTGTTTGCGCGGAGCCTGTGGAATCTGCGCTCGCTCAATCCCGGGTTCCAGGTCGACCACCTCGTCACCTTCTCGCTCGATCCCGCGCTCAACGGCTACTCGACTGAACAGATCCGCGGCTTCTACCAGCGTCTGCAGGAGCGCCTCGCCAAGCAGCCTGGCATCCGAAGCGTGTCGCTGGCCTCGACCACACCGCTGACGGACAACCTGACCATGTCCACCATCACGGTCGACGGCTATCAGGCGAAAGAGGGCGAGGACATGAACCCGCACGTGAACAGCGTCGGTCCGGACTTCTTCCGGACGATGGGGATTCCCCTGATCGCCGGTCGCGAGTTCACGGACGCTGACGGGGCCGGGGCGCCGAAGGTCGCAATCATCAGCGAGAAGATGGCGCACTACTTCTTCGGGAACTCGAATCCAATCGGCCGACGCTTCGGCTTCCGGCGCGCCACGGCAACGGACATCGAAATCGTGGCCGTCGCCAAGGATGGCCGCGACACGAGCCTGCGTGAAGAGATTGCCCGCGTCGTCTACATCCCGTATCAGCAGGACCCGGACCTCGGGCAGATGTCCTTCTTCGTGAGGACGGCCGGCGATACGGGCGTCACCGGCGACTCGCTGCGACGGGTGGCGAGTCAGCTCGATGCGGCCATTCCGGTGTTCGACGTGAAGACGATGCAGGTGGTGGCCGACGAGTCGCTGTTCCTCGAGCGGATGGTGTCGCTGCTGTCGGCGTCCTTCGGCGCGCTCGCGACACTGCTGGCAGCGATCGGACTCTACGGCGTGATGAGCTACGCCGTCGCGCGCCGCACCCGGGAGATTGGTCTCCGCATGGCGCTCGGGGCCGCGCAGTCCAGCGTGGTCTGGCTCGTGATGCGCGAGGTGACGACGCTGGCTGTTGTCGGCGTGGCCATCGGCCTTCCGGCCGCCATGGCTGTCAGTCGGCTGATCCAGGCTCAGTTATTCAGCGTCGCGCCGACCGACCCGGCGACGCTGATTGGCTCGACCGTCACGCTGCTTGCGGTTGCCCTCGTGTCCGGATACGTGCCGGCCCGCCACGCCGCACAGGTCGATCCGATGCTGGCGCTGAGGCACGAATAG
- a CDS encoding prolyl oligopeptidase family serine peptidase: protein MCNSRSLWALALAVVCVDFAAQGDALAQTKYQLPPKTVVDILDAKPVPTVVLSPSRQQLALLDRASMPTVADLSQPMFRLAGARVNPKTNGPHRTQPLTGIALQRIADGKTVKVVVPAGARLGWLGFSPDGRRIAFTETKASGIALWVADATTGVGKLLTTPTLNATSGAACDWTANTALLCKFVVATRGASPKAPQVPEGPNVEENLGKTSPVSTYEDLLKTSHDDALFEYYFTSQLAFVNATTGVRTLVGKPGIYDQAEPSPNGEFLFVSRIKRPFSHLVPSSDFPKDVELWTKAGKVVRSVADVPSGEHVPMRGVETGPRAFKWNPVDPATLAWAEALDGGDLRNKVPYRDKVMLLKAPFAGEPSELIKLEQRFEGVAWTDKNVVLVTEFERNRRLRRTWVLDGGAARKIWEVSSEDRYKDPGHPVVRPRSSGGNGGRGRSGAEAGTIVQVVDSIYLNGDGASPRGDRPFLDRYNLKTGDTERIWQCEGESYEQVVNLLTDDGKTLLTRYETVKAPPNYFVRDLAKQGRRALTEFKDPAPQLAGVERQLLTYDRKDGVKLSATLYLPPGYKKGERLPLVMWAYPREFTDPSLASQVSGSPYRFTTYTGPSHMFFLTQGYAVLDNPTMPIVGAGETANDTYIDQLVASAEAAIDKVVDLGVADRDRIGVGGHSYGAFMTANLLSHSRLFRAGIARSGAYNRTLTPFGFQAERRTFWEVPEVYARMSPFYYANNVKDPILLTHGEADDNSGTFPIQSERFYMALKGHGATVRYVTLPNEAHGYTGRESVLHTLAEMIGWFDKYVKNAPPRGTTPTKGH from the coding sequence ATGTGTAATTCCAGATCCCTCTGGGCGCTGGCGCTCGCCGTCGTGTGCGTGGACTTCGCCGCGCAGGGCGACGCGCTGGCGCAGACCAAGTACCAGTTGCCGCCGAAGACCGTTGTCGACATCCTCGACGCCAAACCGGTTCCTACCGTGGTGCTCAGCCCGTCGCGCCAGCAACTCGCGCTGCTCGACCGGGCCAGCATGCCGACGGTGGCCGATCTCTCGCAGCCGATGTTCCGCCTGGCCGGGGCCCGCGTCAATCCGAAGACGAATGGCCCGCACCGCACGCAACCGCTGACCGGCATCGCGCTGCAGCGTATCGCGGACGGGAAGACGGTCAAGGTCGTCGTGCCGGCGGGCGCCAGGCTCGGCTGGCTCGGCTTCTCGCCGGACGGCAGGCGGATCGCGTTCACTGAGACGAAGGCATCCGGCATCGCCCTGTGGGTGGCGGACGCGACGACTGGTGTCGGGAAGCTGCTCACCACGCCGACGCTCAACGCCACGTCCGGCGCGGCCTGCGACTGGACCGCCAACACCGCCCTGCTGTGCAAGTTCGTCGTGGCGACGCGAGGGGCTTCGCCGAAGGCCCCGCAGGTGCCGGAAGGCCCGAACGTCGAGGAGAACCTCGGCAAGACTTCTCCGGTCAGCACCTACGAGGACCTGCTCAAGACCTCCCACGACGATGCGCTGTTCGAGTACTACTTCACGAGCCAGTTGGCCTTCGTGAATGCGACCACGGGTGTCCGCACCCTGGTTGGCAAGCCGGGCATCTACGACCAGGCGGAGCCGTCTCCGAACGGCGAATTCCTGTTCGTCTCTCGCATCAAGCGGCCGTTCTCGCATCTCGTGCCCTCGAGCGACTTTCCAAAGGACGTCGAGTTGTGGACGAAGGCCGGCAAGGTCGTGCGATCGGTCGCCGACGTCCCGTCCGGCGAACACGTACCGATGCGCGGGGTCGAGACCGGACCGCGGGCCTTCAAGTGGAATCCCGTCGATCCGGCGACGCTCGCGTGGGCCGAGGCGCTCGACGGCGGCGACCTGCGCAACAAGGTGCCGTACCGCGACAAGGTGATGCTGCTCAAGGCGCCATTCGCCGGTGAGCCGTCGGAACTGATCAAGCTCGAGCAGCGTTTCGAGGGCGTTGCGTGGACCGACAAGAACGTCGTGCTCGTGACCGAATTCGAGCGGAACCGTCGCCTGCGGCGGACGTGGGTGCTCGACGGTGGAGCGGCGCGCAAGATTTGGGAGGTGAGCTCAGAGGATCGGTACAAGGACCCCGGACACCCGGTCGTGCGGCCCCGGTCGAGTGGCGGCAATGGCGGCCGAGGCCGCTCCGGTGCCGAGGCTGGCACCATCGTGCAGGTGGTCGATTCAATCTACCTGAACGGCGACGGCGCTTCTCCCAGGGGCGACAGGCCGTTCCTCGATCGGTACAACCTGAAGACGGGTGACACCGAGCGGATCTGGCAGTGCGAGGGGGAGAGCTACGAGCAGGTGGTCAACCTCCTGACCGACGACGGCAAGACGCTGCTGACACGGTACGAAACGGTGAAGGCGCCACCCAACTACTTCGTGCGCGACCTGGCGAAGCAGGGCAGGCGCGCGCTCACCGAGTTCAAGGACCCGGCGCCGCAGCTCGCGGGAGTGGAAAGGCAGTTGTTGACCTACGACCGCAAGGACGGCGTGAAGCTGAGTGCAACCTTGTACCTGCCGCCCGGCTACAAGAAGGGCGAGCGGCTGCCGCTCGTCATGTGGGCGTATCCGCGCGAGTTCACCGACCCGAGCCTCGCCAGCCAGGTGAGTGGCTCGCCGTACCGCTTCACGACCTACACGGGGCCGTCGCACATGTTCTTCCTCACCCAGGGCTACGCCGTGCTCGACAACCCGACGATGCCGATTGTCGGGGCCGGGGAGACGGCCAATGACACCTACATCGACCAGCTCGTGGCGAGTGCAGAAGCCGCCATCGACAAGGTCGTCGACCTGGGCGTCGCCGATCGCGATCGCATCGGCGTGGGCGGTCACAGCTACGGGGCGTTCATGACAGCCAACCTGCTGTCGCACTCGCGCCTGTTCCGCGCCGGCATCGCCCGTAGCGGCGCCTACAACAGGACGCTGACACCCTTTGGCTTCCAGGCCGAGAGGCGGACCTTCTGGGAGGTGCCGGAGGTCTACGCCAGGATGTCGCCCTTCTACTATGCCAACAACGTCAAGGACCCAATCCTGCTGACTCATGGCGAGGCGGACGACAACTCGGGCACTTTCCCCATCCAGTCCGAGCGGTTCTACATGGCCCTCAAGGGGCACGGCGCCACGGTGCGGTACGTCACGCTGCCGAACGAGGCGCATGGCTACACGGGCCGCGAATCGGTACTG
- a CDS encoding rubrerythrin family protein, which translates to MATQENLKAAFAGESQANRMYLAFAKKADSEGLKQVARLFRAVAAAETVHALAHFRVMGGVKGTIDNLKAAIAGEHYEFTEMYPTFISEAVSEGKKPAEVSFKNANAVEEVHHALYGEALAAAAAGHDLPDAKMYVCDVCGYTVAGEAPDVCPICGARHERFTEVV; encoded by the coding sequence ATGGCGACACAGGAGAATTTGAAGGCGGCGTTTGCTGGCGAAAGCCAGGCGAATCGCATGTATCTGGCGTTTGCGAAGAAGGCTGACAGCGAAGGTCTGAAACAGGTTGCGAGACTGTTTCGGGCGGTCGCGGCAGCCGAAACGGTGCACGCGCTCGCCCACTTCCGCGTGATGGGCGGCGTGAAGGGCACGATTGACAACCTGAAAGCGGCCATCGCGGGCGAGCACTACGAATTCACCGAGATGTACCCGACGTTCATTTCGGAGGCCGTGTCCGAAGGGAAGAAGCCGGCCGAGGTGAGCTTCAAGAACGCCAACGCGGTCGAGGAAGTCCATCACGCGCTCTACGGTGAGGCACTGGCGGCCGCGGCTGCGGGGCACGACCTCCCGGACGCGAAGATGTACGTCTGCGACGTCTGCGGATACACGGTTGCGGGTGAAGCGCCGGACGTCTGCCCAATTTGCGGAGCTCGCCACGAGCGCTTCACGGAAGTCGTCTAG
- a CDS encoding PDZ domain-containing protein: MRHLFAALCVSFWAAASAATPSAPLLLQQPTINRTHIVFVFAGDLWTVPREGGAAIRLTSGPGIETGPVFSPDGTEVAFTGEYDGNVDVFVVPAAGGVPKRLTWHPAADLALGWTPDGKRILFSSTRTAYSRFAELFTVPVTGGPEEKLPLPQGFEGSYSADGLSLAYVPKARAFRAWKRYRGGQATSIRIVSLATSRVETLPHEKANEFNPMWVGDTIYFLSDRNGPVTLFSYHVPTKRLTQVVENRGLDFKAASAGPDAIAYEQFGAIGLYDLKTGKARTVAITVAGDLPEVRERLVKAGNRLENAGISPSGARAVFEARGEIVTVPAEKGDVRNITNTTGVMERDPAWSPDGKRIAYFSDESGEYALHIRNQDASGEVVKIALAERPTFYSSPTWSPDSRKIAYNDAHLGLWYVDVETKKPVRTDTAERNSNLTPAWSPDSKWLTYTKRLRSGLSAIYLCSLADGKVTQLTDGMSDARSPVFDKDGKFLYFTASTDSGASMEFDLHASTRPVSRSIYLVVLSKDEPSPFSPESDEEKAADDKADPAKPAADAAKPPAAGSEPQKADAAKPAPKAVPVKIDFDNILQRVLAVPMPARRYSDLQVAKAGVLLAIESPAPGPDAPRGATVHRFDLKARKSDVVTSGVSDFVMSANGEKMLYRQGERWFITALKPLAQGGGASPAPSVPSAGGAGSGALQTDSIEVRVDPRTAWRQMYHEVWRIEREFFYDPHYHGLDLVATEKKYAPYLDQLACRADLNYLFNEMLGELTVGHLYVGGGEMPEVKRVSTGLLGADYTIENGRYRFARVYNGENWSPQLRAPLTQPGVNVKAGEYLLAVNGRDVRATENVHSYFEGMAGRSVLLKVGASPNGDGAREVTVVPVPGETALRNLAWIEGNRRHVDSVSHGRIAYVYMPDTAGGGLTAFNRYFFAQVGKEGVIVDERFNGGGALATDIIEYLQRKLVTGVAPRDGADSFQPQGGIFGPKAMIINEEAGSGGDAMPWLFKRAGLGPLIGKRTWGGLVGIGGYPPLMDGGSVTAPSIGVWNATTSQWEVENVGIAPDIEVEMDPELVRQGKDPQLDKAIEVVMAELAKHPVVTPKRPAYPDYQKK, from the coding sequence ATGCGCCACCTGTTTGCGGCCCTGTGCGTGTCTTTCTGGGCGGCGGCATCGGCAGCCACGCCGTCGGCTCCGCTGCTACTCCAGCAGCCAACCATCAATCGCACACACATCGTCTTCGTCTTCGCCGGCGACCTCTGGACGGTGCCGCGCGAGGGCGGAGCGGCGATCCGGCTGACGTCCGGACCGGGTATCGAGACTGGTCCGGTCTTCTCGCCGGACGGGACCGAGGTAGCGTTCACAGGGGAGTACGACGGCAACGTGGATGTGTTCGTGGTGCCGGCCGCAGGCGGCGTCCCGAAGCGCTTGACGTGGCATCCGGCCGCAGACCTTGCGCTCGGATGGACGCCGGACGGCAAGCGCATCCTCTTCAGCTCGACACGCACTGCGTACTCCCGGTTCGCGGAGTTGTTCACTGTGCCGGTGACCGGCGGTCCGGAGGAAAAGCTGCCGCTGCCTCAGGGGTTCGAGGGGAGCTACTCCGCCGACGGGTTGAGCCTGGCATACGTTCCGAAGGCCAGGGCGTTCCGCGCATGGAAACGCTACCGCGGTGGTCAGGCGACGTCGATCCGGATCGTGTCTTTGGCCACATCGCGTGTCGAGACACTGCCGCACGAGAAAGCGAACGAGTTCAACCCGATGTGGGTGGGCGATACCATCTACTTCCTGTCCGACCGGAATGGACCGGTCACGTTGTTCTCCTATCACGTGCCGACCAAGAGGCTCACGCAGGTCGTCGAGAATCGCGGCCTCGACTTCAAGGCGGCGTCCGCCGGTCCCGACGCGATCGCCTATGAACAGTTCGGAGCCATCGGGCTGTACGACCTGAAGACCGGAAAGGCGCGGACGGTGGCAATCACCGTGGCAGGCGACCTGCCGGAGGTGCGCGAGCGGCTCGTGAAGGCGGGCAACAGGCTCGAGAACGCGGGCATTTCGCCCAGCGGGGCACGGGCGGTGTTCGAGGCGCGCGGCGAGATCGTGACGGTTCCGGCGGAAAAGGGCGATGTTCGGAACATCACGAACACAACCGGCGTGATGGAGCGCGACCCGGCCTGGTCACCCGACGGCAAGCGAATCGCGTACTTCTCCGACGAGTCCGGCGAGTACGCGCTGCACATCAGGAATCAGGACGCATCGGGAGAGGTCGTCAAGATTGCTCTCGCCGAGCGGCCCACGTTCTACTCGTCGCCGACGTGGTCGCCCGACAGCCGGAAGATTGCGTACAACGACGCCCACCTCGGACTGTGGTACGTGGACGTCGAGACGAAGAAACCCGTCAGGACCGACACCGCCGAGAGGAACAGCAACCTCACTCCCGCATGGTCACCGGACTCGAAGTGGCTGACATACACGAAGCGGTTGCGGAGCGGCCTCTCGGCGATCTACCTGTGCTCGCTGGCCGACGGGAAGGTGACCCAGTTGACCGACGGCATGAGCGACGCGCGCAGTCCCGTCTTCGACAAGGACGGCAAGTTCCTGTACTTCACCGCGAGCACCGACTCGGGGGCTTCCATGGAGTTCGATCTCCATGCCTCGACACGCCCCGTCTCGCGGAGCATCTATCTCGTCGTGTTGTCGAAGGATGAGCCGTCGCCGTTCTCGCCCGAGAGCGACGAGGAGAAGGCGGCCGATGACAAGGCCGATCCCGCGAAACCGGCGGCGGACGCAGCCAAGCCGCCCGCGGCGGGCAGTGAGCCACAGAAGGCCGACGCGGCGAAGCCCGCGCCGAAGGCCGTTCCCGTCAAGATCGATTTCGACAACATCCTGCAGCGCGTGCTTGCCGTGCCGATGCCCGCCCGACGCTATTCCGATCTTCAAGTGGCCAAGGCCGGCGTGCTGCTGGCGATCGAATCACCCGCGCCAGGACCGGACGCGCCACGCGGCGCGACCGTGCATCGCTTCGACCTGAAGGCGCGGAAGTCCGACGTCGTGACGAGCGGAGTCAGCGATTTCGTCATGTCGGCCAACGGCGAGAAGATGCTCTACCGGCAGGGCGAGCGCTGGTTCATCACCGCGCTGAAGCCGCTGGCCCAGGGTGGCGGCGCATCGCCCGCGCCGAGCGTACCGTCCGCCGGCGGCGCCGGGTCGGGCGCACTCCAGACCGACAGCATCGAGGTGCGTGTCGATCCACGCACCGCGTGGCGGCAGATGTACCACGAGGTCTGGCGGATCGAGCGTGAGTTCTTCTACGACCCGCACTATCACGGCCTCGATCTCGTGGCCACCGAGAAGAAGTATGCGCCGTACCTGGACCAGCTCGCCTGCCGCGCGGATCTCAACTACCTGTTCAACGAGATGCTCGGCGAGTTGACGGTCGGCCATCTCTACGTCGGCGGCGGCGAGATGCCCGAAGTGAAGCGAGTGTCCACGGGGCTGCTCGGCGCCGACTACACGATCGAGAACGGCCGTTACCGGTTCGCGCGTGTCTACAACGGGGAGAACTGGAGCCCGCAGCTTCGCGCGCCGCTGACCCAGCCCGGCGTCAACGTCAAGGCAGGTGAGTACCTGCTCGCGGTCAACGGCCGGGACGTGCGCGCCACGGAGAACGTCCATTCGTACTTCGAAGGAATGGCGGGACGCAGCGTCCTGCTGAAAGTCGGGGCCAGCCCGAATGGCGACGGTGCCCGTGAGGTCACGGTGGTGCCGGTGCCGGGCGAGACGGCGCTGCGCAACCTCGCGTGGATCGAAGGCAATCGCCGGCACGTCGATTCGGTCAGCCACGGGCGCATCGCTTACGTTTACATGCCAGACACCGCTGGCGGCGGGCTCACGGCGTTCAACCGCTACTTCTTCGCGCAGGTCGGCAAGGAGGGCGTCATCGTGGACGAGCGGTTCAACGGCGGTGGCGCGCTGGCCACCGACATCATCGAGTACTTGCAGCGGAAGCTCGTCACCGGCGTCGCGCCGCGCGACGGCGCGGACAGCTTCCAGCCGCAGGGGGGCATTTTCGGCCCGAAGGCGATGATCATCAACGAGGAGGCGGGATCGGGCGGTGACGCGATGCCGTGGCTGTTCAAGCGCGCAGGCCTCGGCCCATTGATTGGCAAGCGCACGTGGGGCGGCCTTGTCGGCATCGGCGGCTACCCGCCGCTGATGGACGGCGGGTCGGTCACCGCGCCCAGCATCGGCGTGTGGAACGCGACGACGAGCCAGTGGGAGGTCGAGAACGTCGGGATCGCCCCGGATATCGAGGTCGAGATGGATCCCGAACTCGTGCGCCAGGGCAAGGACCCACAGCTCGACAAGGCCATCGAGGTGGTGATGGCCGAACTGGCAAAACACCCGGTCGTCACGCCGAAGAGGCCGGCCTATCCGGATTATCAGAAGAAGTAG